The following DNA comes from Paraburkholderia sp. PGU19.
TCGAGCATGCAGGCGGCCACGGCAACGACAGCAACGCTTCGCGCCTGGCTGTCATGACGGCCATCCTGGCGAGCGTCGGCGCGATTGCTGCGTATCAGAGCGGCGCCAACGAAAACCAGGCGCTCTTCTATAAGAACGAGGCCGCGATACTCAAGACGGAAGCCGCAAACCAGTGGGCCTACTATCAGGCCAAGGGCGAAAAGCAGAATCTCGCCGAGCTGGGCGCGGCGCTGACCGATCCCGCGTCATCCGCGCACGCGAAGTTCATCACCGACACGCAGCGCTACAAGACCGAGAAAGAGCCGATTCGACAGCAGGCGGAGACGCTCGAAAAGCAGGTGAAGAAGGACAATGAAGTGAGCGAGGCGTTGCAGC
Coding sequences within:
- a CDS encoding DUF4337 domain-containing protein → MSDEYEVHGPHDHAIEHAGGHGNDSNASRLAVMTAILASVGAIAAYQSGANENQALFYKNEAAILKTEAANQWAYYQAKGEKQNLAELGAALTDPASSAHAKFITDTQRYKTEKEPIRQQAETLEKQVKKDNEVSEALQHQHHRWAQATTLIQISIALAAITLLTKKRWLQKLTIGMALVAVGLFATALMGW